TTAAAATCACATATAAAAAAATATTTATTAGAAAAATCTTTAATTATTTTTTCTACATTATCTAGATTTACACATAAAGAGAAGGGTAATCCAATTTTAATTCCTGCAATATAATCTTCAAGATTAGAAAGGAGATTAATAGCTGAATTTAAAAGTTTCTTCCTTTCTTCTTTTCTAATATTTATTGGTAAATTATACAATTCTTTATAAAGATCTAAAGCTAAAACTATTCTTGAATTTTTCTCTTTAGCAAATTTTAATACGAAGCCTTTAAAAATGTTCATAATAATCACTATTTATCCTAAATTAATAAATATAACTCTAATAAAAATTTTAGGTATTTAATAATTAAATTTTTTAAAATTACTATTTGCTTACTTAAACTTAAAATTATGAAAATTGAGGCGAATTCTTATAAAATAAATGTTTTATTAAAAAGAGAAAAATTAAAATGTACAGCTATAAATTAAGTATGAATACATTTTTGAAACTTTTATAAAATAGAATAAAAAATAAGTTTAAAAAATATTTGTACTTTTTATTAATATATTAAGCTTAAATTTTAATTTCTGTTATATAAGAATAGTGAAAATCTTCCATTAATTTAGTATAAAATCAAAGATATGTTTAAATACTGCTAATTCAATCAATTTAATTATGACAGAAATTGTTGTAAAGATCCCAGCAGAAATTAGTGAGGAGTTGCTTGCTAAGCTAAAAAAGGATATAAATGCAATCATAAGACTAAGGATTGCAAGAGAGTTATTATTAAAGGAATGGGATAAAAGATTTGCAAATAGTATGCTAACAGAAGAAGAATGCCTAAAACTTGGCAAAGAAGTTAATAGAGCATCATTAAAATTATGGAAAGAGAAGGGATGGATAACATAAAAGATATTTCTTATACTTTATTTACTTAAAATAAAATATTACAAGTGAATTCTTATGAAATTAGTTGTTGATACAAATGTCTTATTCTCATTCTTTAAAAAGGATTCTATTACTAGAAAAATTATTACTTTAGTCGATTTATTTGAATTCTATACTTTAAAGTCAAGGTTAGGTGAATTAATTAAACATAAAGAAGAAGTTTGCACTAAAGCCAATATTACTCCAGAAGATTTTTTAAAAACATTAGATGAAATCAAAATCTTCATTAATGTAATAGATGATGAAAAAGTAAAACAATATATTAAAGAAGCTAAAAAGCTTGCTCCGCATGAAGAAGACATTCCTTGTTTCGCGCTAGCATTAGCCCTGAATTCTTCTATATGGTCTAATGAAGAAG
The Nitrososphaerota archaeon DNA segment above includes these coding regions:
- a CDS encoding PIN domain-containing protein is translated as MKLVVDTNVLFSFFKKDSITRKIITLVDLFEFYTLKSRLGELIKHKEEVCTKANITPEDFLKTLDEIKIFINVIDDEKVKQYIKEAKKLAPHEEDIPCFALALALNSSIWSNEEEFKNQDKIKVLSTSDLIDLLSRLEIEKFI